In a genomic window of Salegentibacter salegens:
- a CDS encoding YkvA family protein encodes MSKIDKETIKKEHKKRQDEFEEGDIDNVLEDEEAIKSKFENKGKLQRYLDDAMILFSLLKDYANGNYREVPFNVIAAIGGALLYVLSPIDLIPDFIPIIGYLDDAAVIAFCLNLIEKDLITYKVWKRDGA; translated from the coding sequence ATGAGCAAAATAGATAAAGAGACAATTAAGAAAGAACATAAAAAACGGCAGGACGAATTTGAGGAAGGTGATATAGATAATGTACTGGAAGATGAAGAAGCTATAAAATCTAAATTCGAGAATAAAGGAAAGTTACAGCGTTATTTAGATGATGCTATGATACTTTTTAGTTTACTTAAAGATTATGCCAATGGAAATTACAGGGAAGTTCCATTTAATGTAATTGCCGCTATTGGTGGCGCTCTTCTTTACGTGCTGTCGCCAATAGATCTAATCCCCGATTTTATTCCAATTATCGGTTATTTAGACGATGCTGCGGTGATTGCTTTTTGTTTAAATCTTATTGAGAAAGATTTAA
- a CDS encoding tetratricopeptide repeat protein: MRYFYSIMFCTFFVFNSLNAQHNEELQEMANADQEERLSGTDWKIINANDSIRLAKATQWFENGNLSTAKDYFNAGIIFQHGRDTMASGRAVESFKKAIALDSTLNRWWYAAAVDRDLMRRGEPQIYGTQHVVENGKPKKYKMDTTKVTDTERSYYRVPSLAQQRENARLKSLKQVSLFYTDNLDIDKTISLIESQFKKGKQSDYNVSENTINSFGYQLIAENKLKEALKVLQLNTELYPKASNTWDSYGEILLKLDEEKASIKAYQKSLELNPDNENAKKVLEDLE; the protein is encoded by the coding sequence ATGAGATATTTCTACAGTATCATGTTTTGTACATTCTTTGTCTTTAATTCTTTAAATGCACAGCATAACGAAGAATTACAGGAAATGGCCAATGCCGACCAGGAGGAGCGTTTGTCTGGGACTGACTGGAAAATAATTAATGCCAACGATAGTATTAGGCTGGCCAAAGCAACCCAATGGTTTGAGAATGGAAATTTAAGTACGGCAAAAGATTATTTTAATGCGGGCATTATTTTTCAGCACGGCAGGGATACCATGGCTTCTGGTAGGGCGGTAGAAAGTTTTAAAAAGGCCATAGCATTAGATTCTACCTTAAACCGCTGGTGGTATGCTGCTGCAGTAGATCGTGATTTGATGCGACGGGGAGAACCGCAAATTTACGGCACCCAACACGTGGTGGAAAATGGTAAACCAAAGAAATATAAAATGGATACTACCAAAGTTACTGATACAGAGCGAAGCTATTACCGTGTACCAAGCCTTGCCCAGCAACGTGAAAATGCCAGGCTAAAAAGTTTGAAGCAGGTATCTTTGTTTTATACCGATAATTTGGATATTGATAAGACGATCTCTTTAATTGAGTCACAGTTTAAAAAAGGAAAACAAAGTGATTACAATGTGTCTGAAAATACCATTAATAGTTTTGGCTACCAGTTAATTGCAGAGAACAAGCTTAAAGAGGCTTTAAAAGTGTTGCAGCTAAATACAGAGTTATATCCCAAAGCTTCAAATACCTGGGATAGTTATGGCGAAATTTTACTGAAATTAGATGAAGAAAAAGCAAGTATAAAAGCTTATCAAAAATCTTTAGAGTTAAACCCAGATAATGAAAATGCGAAAAAAGTTTTAGAGGATTTAGAGTAA